The DNA region GACCGACGATCAGCTGGCCTATTATGGGAATCATCACGGATTTCTGATGGGATCCGAATGGCAGAATATGCACGCAAATTACGGACACGGGTACTGCTGGGATTTTTCTGCGAATAACGTGAACTAACGAATGCGTAAAATGAGAGAAAATTATGCGGAGCCGCTGATCGTGAGACGCGGGATCAGCGGCTTCGCAATATCTAAATGAAAGGAGTAATAATTATGCATGGATTCGGAGGCAGTATGGGATTTGGCATGGGGTTCGGCTGGATTATCTGGCTACTAATTATCGGTGTGGCCATTTGGGCGGTCGTTCGACTGACCAATCAAAATCCACCGAACCAGCAATCGTATCATAATGTGGATAGTTCGAAGGAAACTCCGCTGGATATTTTGAAGAAACGGTTTGCTAGAGGCGAGATTACTCAAGATGAGTTTAATGAAATGCGGAAGAAACTATAGAGACAAAGAGTACTACCAATTGGACTTTTTCCGTTCTGGTTAAATCTTTTCGTATTGTGGAGGTAACTTTACTGACGAGGCAGGATTATGATGAATCATTCTGATAAGGGAAATACTCATTCTAATTACGGTCACAACCATAATTCTGACGAAAAACATTCCGTAGACCACTCCGGCCACGAGCAGATGTTCAGGCGGAAATTCTGGTGGTCGCTGCTGCTCTCGGTGCCGGTGATACTCTACAGCCCGATGATCCAGCAGTGGCTGGGCTTTGCCATGCCGGAATTCGCCGGCAGCGGGTGGATTACACCCATCTTTGCGGTAATTGTCTTTTTCTCCGGCGGGCTGCCCTTCCTCCGGATGGCGGTGCCAGAGCTGAAAAACCGCAAACCCGGCATGGTGATGCTTATCGCCATGGTCGGATCAGCAGGCATAATGGTGCTTTGATACCGATAAATCCTATGAATGCGTTTCGCGGATGTGCGGACGTTCGTATCCATCTCCAGAGTAACTGAAATACTATATCCCGGGTAAACTACCGGCGCCGTTGGAGCTGGAAAACTGTTGACACCCCTGTCAAATGTAGCCAAATTCCAAAGATTGTTTTAAAAGACAGATTTGACTGGAGGCATGAGTCTCTGGCGGAAGAGCAATGATAAAGGATGTCGGAGATTATGGGTTGGGGAGGAGTAATTCGAATACAATGCGAATCAATTTATCCCGCCATCCAGAAAACCACGTGTGTAAACCCGTGGATGAATGGTTTTCTGGGCGGGATTCCGCCCAGACTCCGCTCAGTGACGGAGTCAAAGCGGGAACCCTGGCTGTAAAGCCGGGGGGCTCCATATTACGGAAAAGTCTCTCAAGTGAAAATTTCACTCGTGAAGCCGGTCATTTCTCCGATATAAGGTTGAATCGGTTTAAAGCTTCATTGGAAAAGGACATATGATTATAACGGCGGATAAACAAACCACCGAATACATTTACACCATCGATGGTAATGATATCATTCGTTCGGTCAATGAGGACTTCGAATCATTTGCTAGAGCAAATGATGGCAGAGAACTCGCCGGCGGTAGCGTCATCGGACGTTCATTGTGGAACTATGTCACCGGGGAGCTTACCAAGGGATATTATAAAAATCTCATTTCGGCTGTGCGAGAAAACAGGGAGTCGATAACTCTGCCGTTCCGATGCGATGCTCCGTCGCTTCGCCGGGAAATGATTATGGAGCTTCGCCCCGGAGAAGATGAGAGTATTCAATTCATCTGTCGCATGAATCAGTCGGCACCACGGGAGCCGGTGGAGGCGATATCCAAAACCAGTAAAAAATCGGATCGATTTCTGTCCATGTGTTCATGGTGCAAACGGGTCGAGCTTCCGGATCAAGGCTGGATGGATATTGAGGAAGCGATTCAGATTGATCCCCTGCTCTCCCGGGATCCGTATCCTCAGTTTACCCACGGAATTTGTTCCGAATGTATGGCTCAACAAAAGAAGTTGATTGCCAAAGAATAGAACAAATAACCACAATTAACCCGGTGCCCCCTTCCTTATGGTATATAAAGAAATTTTACTCAATATTACTCTGCTGGTGACCGTTAGCCTGATTTATGGCTATGTGTTACGTTACCTGAACGTATCCCGGAAGCGTAATCAGATTCTTAGCGGTATTATCTTTGGGCTTATAGCAATGTTGGTGATGACCGTCCCCGTCCGGCAGGCGACTGGCGTGATATATGACAGCCGCACTATTGTTATCAGCATTGCCGGACTCTTCAGTGGGGGCCTTTCGGTG from Candidatus Neomarinimicrobiota bacterium includes:
- a CDS encoding SHOCT domain-containing protein, translated to MHGFGGSMGFGMGFGWIIWLLIIGVAIWAVVRLTNQNPPNQQSYHNVDSSKETPLDILKKRFARGEITQDEFNEMRKKL